A DNA window from Desulfobacterales bacterium contains the following coding sequences:
- a CDS encoding shikimate dehydrogenase — protein MKVFCILSDERAFQSKSPLVFTRVMQRLGIKGTYVPFKVAPEHLGQAVHSIRILNMAGANITVPYKEAVMPFIDVFSEGANMIGAVNTIVRHGNDLKGYNTNAIGFMDALKEACFDVSGKTALVFGNGGMAKAVVFILNWLQADTIYIAGRNHKKTLGVIQKIGGQAVSIDTVADRPLDADIVINTTSVSMTEEAPELAAIVNRLDIQHCRLVADMNYGRSHSFWEQMALSRQIPFMDGLSTLVHQARRTFLLWTGIQVPPEEFQKALEE, from the coding sequence ATGAAAGTGTTTTGTATCCTGAGCGATGAAAGGGCGTTTCAATCCAAATCGCCGCTTGTTTTTACCAGAGTGATGCAGCGGCTGGGGATTAAGGGAACGTACGTCCCGTTTAAGGTGGCGCCGGAGCATCTCGGGCAGGCGGTTCACAGTATCCGTATTTTAAATATGGCGGGCGCCAATATTACCGTGCCTTACAAAGAAGCAGTTATGCCTTTCATTGATGTGTTCTCCGAGGGCGCCAATATGATCGGTGCCGTCAACACCATTGTTCGCCATGGCAATGATCTGAAAGGGTACAATACCAACGCCATCGGCTTTATGGATGCGCTGAAGGAGGCTTGCTTTGATGTGAGCGGCAAGACGGCCTTGGTTTTCGGCAATGGCGGCATGGCAAAAGCGGTGGTGTTCATTCTGAACTGGCTTCAGGCGGACACCATTTATATTGCGGGACGAAATCATAAAAAAACGCTGGGTGTCATTCAGAAAATCGGCGGCCAAGCCGTCTCCATTGATACGGTGGCGGATCGGCCCCTTGATGCCGACATCGTGATCAACACGACGTCGGTTTCCATGACCGAGGAGGCCCCGGAGTTGGCGGCTATCGTCAACCGGTTGGATATTCAACATTGTCGGCTGGTGGCGGATATGAACTACGGGCGCAGTCACAGTTTCTGGGAGCAAATGGCCCTTTCCCGGCAGATTCCCTTCATGGACGGGCTGTCCACCCTCGTTCACCAGGCAAGGCGCACTTTTTTGCTCTGGACCGGCATTCAGGTGCCGCCGGAAGAGTTTCAAAAAGCACTCGAAGAGTAA
- a CDS encoding (Fe-S)-binding protein, giving the protein MSSGVLKIKPGQKNIFQQKVMQLLPDGGNLNMCLTCGACASGCPASGLEDMDPRKLLRMAALGLDDEILSTQWAWMCTMCQRCIRVCPMKIDIPQLVLNIRNHWAKDNQPKGIRSSCDVALKNDTCSAMGASEEDWRFVVADVLEEVRENQPGFEALEAPMDKKGAYFFLNQNSREPVTEPDEMVPLWKILHLAGADWTYGSKGWAAENYCMFCADFESWEHIVRVKAKAVDDLGCKVWLNTEUGHEFFAVRVGLKRFNIPHQFEIKSIIEYYAQWIREGKLKVNADWNRELRIKFTVQDPCQLVRKSLGDPIAEDLRFVVKSVVGEENFVDMTPNFSNNFCCGGGGGFLQAGLPEARRHYGRRKFEQIKETGAVYCITPCHNCHAQIHDLSEHFDGGYHTVHLWTLICLSLGVLGENEREYLGPDLKELGL; this is encoded by the coding sequence ATGTCATCCGGTGTCCTTAAAATCAAACCGGGTCAAAAAAACATCTTTCAGCAAAAGGTCATGCAGTTGTTGCCCGATGGCGGCAACCTGAATATGTGCCTTACCTGCGGTGCCTGTGCATCCGGATGTCCCGCATCCGGTTTGGAAGATATGGATCCCCGAAAATTGTTGCGTATGGCTGCGCTGGGACTCGACGACGAGATTCTCAGTACGCAATGGGCCTGGATGTGTACCATGTGCCAGCGCTGTATTCGGGTCTGTCCGATGAAAATTGATATTCCCCAACTGGTGTTGAACATTCGCAACCACTGGGCAAAGGATAACCAACCCAAAGGTATTAGGTCTTCCTGTGATGTGGCCCTGAAAAATGATACGTGCAGCGCCATGGGGGCATCGGAAGAAGACTGGCGGTTTGTCGTCGCGGATGTGCTTGAAGAGGTTCGGGAAAACCAGCCCGGATTTGAGGCGCTTGAAGCACCTATGGATAAAAAGGGTGCCTATTTTTTTCTCAATCAGAATTCGCGCGAACCGGTAACGGAACCGGACGAAATGGTGCCGTTGTGGAAGATTCTGCATTTGGCCGGAGCGGACTGGACCTATGGTTCCAAGGGATGGGCAGCTGAAAATTATTGTATGTTCTGTGCGGACTTTGAAAGCTGGGAGCATATCGTCCGAGTAAAGGCAAAGGCAGTGGACGATCTGGGGTGCAAGGTCTGGCTCAATACGGAGTGAGGGCACGAATTTTTTGCAGTCCGGGTCGGACTGAAACGGTTCAACATTCCGCATCAATTTGAAATCAAAAGCATCATCGAATACTACGCCCAATGGATTCGTGAAGGGAAACTCAAGGTCAACGCTGACTGGAACCGGGAATTGAGAATTAAATTCACGGTTCAGGATCCCTGCCAGTTGGTTCGAAAATCCCTGGGAGATCCCATCGCGGAAGATCTTCGGTTTGTGGTGAAATCGGTTGTCGGTGAAGAGAATTTCGTGGATATGACGCCGAACTTCAGCAATAATTTTTGCTGCGGGGGCGGGGGCGGCTTTTTACAGGCAGGGCTTCCGGAAGCACGCCGGCATTATGGAAGAAGAAAATTCGAACAGATCAAGGAAACCGGCGCTGTTTACTGCATCACGCCATGCCATAACTGCCATGCTCAGATTCACGATTTAAGCGAGCACTTTGATGGCGGCTATCATACGGTCCATTTATGGACCCTCATCTGCCTGTCCTTGGGGGTTCTGGGCGAGAATGAAAGGGAATATTTGGGACCGGATCTTAAAGAGTTGGGGTTGTAA
- a CDS encoding response regulator yields MAEKKRILVVDDEPDFASIVQGNLEKEGFAVEVAYNGNEGIEKVKANPPDAIVLDVMMPEKDGYEMCAELKRDAKYSDIPILMLTAVASHISSTRYSHHGGMSMEADDYLPKPASAADITESIKRLVNMK; encoded by the coding sequence ATGGCCGAAAAAAAACGTATCCTGGTTGTGGATGACGAACCGGATTTTGCGTCGATTGTTCAGGGGAATTTGGAAAAGGAAGGGTTTGCCGTAGAGGTTGCTTACAACGGGAATGAGGGAATCGAAAAAGTCAAAGCCAATCCGCCGGATGCCATCGTGCTGGACGTCATGATGCCTGAAAAGGATGGCTATGAGATGTGCGCGGAACTGAAAAGGGATGCGAAGTATTCGGATATTCCCATTTTGATGCTTACCGCGGTTGCCTCCCACATTAGTTCCACCCGGTATTCTCACCACGGCGGGATGAGTATGGAAGCCGATGATTATTTGCCGAAACCGGCATCCGCTGCGGATATTACCGAGAGCATCAAGCGATTGGTCAATATGAAATAG
- a CDS encoding methylenetetrahydrofolate reductase, translating to MSVNTPSKLEKILRAGHLAVTSECGPPRGSDPKEIMEKAELIKNHVDAINITDNQTSMTRMCSLAACIRLKLMGLEPVLQMVTRDRNRIAIQSDILGAASFDIHNMLCLSGDHQSFGDCPTGQNVHDLDSMQLIQTVRHMRDEGKFLGGDEIHRPPQMFVGCAANPFADPFEIRVPRLAKKIAAGAEFIQTQCIYNLDRFEEWMRLARDRGLHEKTFILAGLTPFKSAGMARYMKNKVPGMDVPDDVVKRLAGVPKEKQAEEGIKICIESIERLKECKGVSGFHIMAIEWEQKVPEIVEAAGLYPRPAVD from the coding sequence ATGAGCGTAAACACACCGAGCAAGCTTGAAAAAATCCTCAGGGCGGGGCACTTGGCCGTGACTTCCGAATGCGGGCCGCCGCGTGGCAGTGACCCCAAGGAAATCATGGAGAAGGCGGAACTGATTAAAAATCATGTGGACGCCATCAATATCACGGACAATCAAACATCCATGACCCGAATGTGCAGCCTGGCAGCCTGCATTCGTTTAAAGCTTATGGGCCTGGAGCCTGTGCTTCAGATGGTGACCCGGGACCGGAACCGGATTGCCATTCAAAGTGATATTCTCGGCGCGGCATCGTTTGACATTCATAACATGTTATGCCTTTCCGGCGACCATCAATCGTTCGGGGATTGCCCCACCGGTCAGAATGTTCACGATCTGGACTCCATGCAATTGATTCAGACCGTCCGGCATATGCGGGATGAAGGCAAGTTTCTGGGAGGGGACGAGATTCACAGACCGCCGCAAATGTTTGTGGGGTGTGCGGCCAATCCGTTTGCGGATCCTTTTGAAATCAGGGTGCCGCGACTTGCCAAGAAAATCGCGGCAGGTGCCGAGTTTATTCAAACCCAATGCATTTACAATCTCGATCGGTTCGAAGAATGGATGAGACTGGCGCGTGACCGGGGGCTTCATGAAAAAACCTTTATTCTGGCCGGCTTGACGCCGTTTAAATCCGCCGGCATGGCGCGCTATATGAAAAACAAGGTGCCCGGAATGGATGTGCCCGATGACGTCGTCAAGCGACTGGCCGGCGTTCCCAAGGAAAAACAGGCCGAAGAAGGAATTAAGATTTGCATTGAATCCATTGAACGCTTAAAAGAGTGTAAAGGCGTCTCTGGGTTTCATATCATGGCCATAGAATGGGAACAGAAGGTGCCCGAGATTGTGGAAGCGGCCGGCTTGTATCCTAGACCGGCGGTTGATTAG
- a CDS encoding methylenetetrahydrofolate reductase C-terminal domain-containing protein — MIVADKKPIEEIIEQIQNHERILILGCNECVTVCEAGGKKEVGVLASALRMYFMNQGKQKSIDERTLERQCDHEYLEELRDSVDNYDAVVSIACGVGVQFMAEKYHSLPVYPGVNTCFMGVTEKRGLWSERCQGCGQCILASTGGICPVSRCAKRILNGPCGGSSKGKCELRSDTECAWQLIVDRLKALGRLDDYEKLAPLKDWSKDRAGGPRKVAREDVQE; from the coding sequence ATGATAGTAGCTGATAAGAAGCCGATCGAAGAGATCATTGAACAGATTCAAAACCATGAGCGCATTTTAATTTTGGGTTGCAATGAATGCGTAACGGTGTGTGAAGCCGGCGGGAAAAAAGAGGTCGGTGTGCTGGCTTCCGCGTTGAGAATGTACTTTATGAACCAGGGCAAACAAAAGTCGATTGATGAAAGGACCCTGGAGCGGCAGTGCGATCATGAGTATTTGGAAGAGCTTCGGGATTCGGTGGATAATTACGACGCCGTCGTTTCCATCGCCTGCGGTGTCGGGGTTCAGTTTATGGCTGAAAAATACCATAGCTTGCCGGTATATCCTGGGGTGAACACCTGTTTTATGGGGGTTACGGAAAAGCGGGGTCTCTGGAGCGAGCGCTGTCAGGGGTGCGGCCAGTGTATTTTGGCCTCAACCGGCGGCATATGTCCGGTATCCAGATGTGCCAAACGAATACTCAATGGCCCCTGCGGCGGATCTTCCAAAGGCAAGTGCGAACTGCGAAGTGATACCGAGTGCGCATGGCAATTGATAGTGGACCGCTTAAAGGCGTTGGGCAGGCTGGACGACTATGAAAAACTGGCGCCCCTGAAGGATTGGTCGAAAGATCGGGCAGGGGGCCCCCGGAAAGTTGCGAGGGAGGATGTGCAGGAATGA
- a CDS encoding hydrogenase iron-sulfur subunit yields the protein MSQDFKPIIIAFCCNYUGYSAADLAGSMRLKYPASVKIVRVPCTGKVDVIHLLKAFEKGADGAYVVGCMEGDCHFNQGNFRARKRVEQVRAILNTIGIGGDRVEMYNLSSSEGPLFVKYAQEMHARIIKLGPNPIKLAATASVSGLKQNSPAMAAGAV from the coding sequence ATGAGCCAGGATTTTAAGCCGATCATCATCGCATTTTGCTGCAATTATTGAGGGTATTCCGCTGCGGACCTGGCAGGTTCGATGAGGCTTAAATACCCGGCGAGTGTGAAAATCGTACGTGTTCCCTGTACCGGCAAGGTGGATGTGATTCATCTGCTGAAGGCTTTTGAAAAAGGGGCGGACGGGGCTTATGTGGTCGGATGCATGGAAGGGGACTGCCATTTTAACCAGGGCAATTTCAGGGCGCGAAAGCGGGTTGAGCAGGTGCGGGCCATATTGAATACCATCGGAATCGGTGGGGATCGTGTCGAGATGTATAATCTGTCATCCAGCGAAGGCCCCTTGTTTGTGAAATACGCGCAGGAAATGCATGCGCGGATTATCAAATTGGGCCCCAACCCGATCAAACTGGCCGCGACGGCTTCGGTTTCAGGACTGAAACAAAACAGCCCAGCGATGGCTGCGGGGGCTGTATAA
- a CDS encoding FAD-dependent oxidoreductase produces MPENVVGSVMVVGGGIAGMQSALDLANAGYYVYLVEKSSAIGGMMSQLDKTFPTNDCAMUIISPKLVEVGRHLNIELLTNSELLALDGRPGQFTARVKQQPRFIDLEKCTSCGECAKVCPVELPNGYDEGLSLKKAAYKQYPQAIPGAFAIQKTDKAPCRLACPAGLNVQGYVQMVKQGKYKEALQIIMEDLPLPGVLGRICPHGCEDACRRCEVDAPVAIRDLKRLAADQFDPRRIAIKCLPERPEKVAIIGSGPAGLSAAYHLARKGVKSVIYEALSEAGGMLRVGIPDHRLPRHILDREIEVITNLGVEIKCNTPLGPELTIDHMLGNGYKAVYLALGAHKGIELGVPGEQAEGVRQGVDFLREVNLAGKAPVGVKVAIIGGGNVAVDVSRAALRLGAENVTILYRRTRAEMPAWEEELQAAEAEGVAIEYLVAPQQILSSDGRVTGLRCIKMELTEPDSSGRKRPVPIPGSEFDLAVDQIIPAIGQRPDLSAIEEVAGIKLTRYGTTDVDPVTYATGREGVFAGGDVQTGPWVAIGAIAAGREAAESIVRFLDGKDMAEGREAIVNESPDYRPIPEGIAKASRAAMPHRPVADRTGNFQEVELGYTEADGQTEAGRCLNCGYCSECYQCVDACLANAVCHDQTVQEKEIAVGSVILCPGSDPYDPSFFDENYHYKTHPNVLTSLEFERILSASGPTMGHLVRPSDHTEPKRIAWLQCVGSRDTNRCGNGYCSSVCCMYAIKDAMIAKEHSEVALDCTIFNMDIRTFGKDYEAYYNRAQKDAGINFVKARIHTVDPIGGSDDLRLRYVDDAGALKEEIFSMVILSVGLQVTPETVTLAKRLNIELDKYNFAKTDPFSPVETSRPGVYACGIFSGPKDIPSSVMEASAAASAAGACLAAGRNTLTVLPPIIHEIDVTHEPPRVGVFVCNCGINIAGVVDVESVRAYAASLPYVVFAGQNLFTCSQDSQEKLKELIKEHRLNRIVVSACSPKTHEPIFMETLEACGLNRYLFEMANIRNQDSWVHMDDPVLATEKAKVLVRMAVARAVTLKQLWDKKIPVNQRALVIGGGVAGMNAALNLADQGFETVLLEKEDKLGGLARKLKATIEGADIQKHLADLANKVMTNSKIQVLTRALVVGFGGYKGNFTTEVLVGPGMYERKIEHGAVVIATGAHEYTPKEYAYGEDSRVVTQIELAQKLSEPGATDDLNQVVMIQCIGSRNEERPNCSRVCCQTAIKNALHIKEMNPDTQVYILYRDIRTYGLLEDYYTQAREKGVLFFRFDPEDPPRVEPTEAGMQVTFTDHVLGRKLQVDSDLLVLSAGVVPEDTEELSSIMKLARNSEGYFVEAHVKLRPVDMATEGIFVCGTAHSPKLISESIAQALAASARAATFLAKEELTLSAVTAVVDQEKCASCLVCVRSCPFGVPRINEEGVSEIDPALCQGCGVCTAECPAKAIELNWYEDDQILSKVEALLEGVL; encoded by the coding sequence ATGCCTGAAAATGTCGTTGGGTCCGTGATGGTGGTGGGTGGCGGCATCGCCGGGATGCAGTCTGCTCTCGACCTGGCCAACGCCGGCTACTATGTTTACCTTGTGGAAAAATCGTCCGCTATCGGCGGAATGATGTCCCAACTCGACAAGACGTTTCCGACCAACGACTGCGCGATGTGAATTATTTCACCGAAACTGGTCGAGGTCGGCCGGCATCTGAACATCGAGTTATTGACGAATTCCGAATTATTGGCGCTTGACGGCCGTCCCGGACAATTTACCGCCCGGGTAAAACAACAGCCCCGTTTTATCGATCTTGAAAAATGTACGAGCTGCGGTGAATGCGCCAAGGTTTGTCCGGTGGAACTGCCCAACGGCTATGACGAAGGGCTTTCACTGAAAAAGGCGGCCTATAAGCAATATCCTCAGGCGATTCCCGGCGCATTTGCTATTCAAAAGACCGATAAGGCCCCCTGTCGGCTGGCGTGTCCGGCTGGTTTGAACGTTCAGGGGTATGTCCAGATGGTCAAACAGGGTAAATACAAGGAAGCCCTTCAGATCATCATGGAAGATCTGCCGTTGCCTGGTGTGCTGGGCCGAATTTGCCCGCACGGCTGCGAAGACGCCTGTCGCAGATGTGAGGTGGACGCCCCTGTGGCAATTCGCGATCTGAAACGGCTGGCCGCGGATCAGTTTGATCCTCGCCGGATAGCCATTAAGTGTCTGCCGGAACGACCGGAAAAAGTGGCGATTATCGGGTCCGGGCCTGCCGGGCTTTCCGCTGCCTACCATCTGGCGCGAAAAGGGGTCAAGAGTGTTATATACGAGGCGCTTTCCGAAGCGGGCGGCATGCTGCGCGTGGGGATTCCGGATCACCGGCTGCCAAGACACATTCTGGATAGAGAGATTGAGGTCATCACCAACCTCGGGGTTGAGATCAAATGCAATACCCCCTTGGGACCGGAGCTGACCATCGATCATATGCTGGGAAACGGGTATAAAGCTGTGTATCTGGCCCTGGGCGCCCATAAAGGAATCGAATTGGGTGTTCCCGGAGAACAGGCGGAGGGGGTTCGTCAGGGGGTGGACTTTCTGCGGGAAGTGAACCTGGCCGGAAAAGCACCGGTGGGCGTGAAGGTGGCGATCATTGGCGGCGGAAACGTGGCGGTGGACGTGTCCAGGGCCGCGTTGCGCCTGGGCGCTGAAAACGTGACCATTCTCTATCGGCGAACCCGTGCCGAGATGCCTGCATGGGAAGAGGAATTGCAGGCGGCTGAAGCCGAAGGCGTCGCTATCGAATACCTGGTCGCGCCTCAGCAGATATTATCAAGCGATGGTCGGGTGACGGGCCTGCGATGCATCAAAATGGAACTGACCGAGCCTGACTCATCCGGACGAAAACGACCGGTTCCGATTCCCGGCAGCGAGTTTGATTTGGCCGTGGATCAGATTATTCCGGCCATTGGTCAGCGGCCGGATTTATCGGCCATTGAAGAGGTGGCCGGAATCAAATTGACCCGTTACGGCACCACGGATGTTGATCCCGTGACGTATGCCACGGGCCGTGAAGGCGTCTTTGCCGGCGGCGATGTGCAGACCGGGCCCTGGGTGGCCATCGGCGCTATCGCGGCGGGCCGTGAAGCCGCGGAATCGATTGTTCGGTTTTTGGATGGAAAGGATATGGCTGAGGGGAGAGAAGCGATCGTCAATGAATCTCCCGACTACCGGCCGATTCCGGAAGGTATTGCCAAAGCGTCGCGGGCCGCCATGCCCCATAGGCCGGTGGCCGATCGAACCGGCAATTTTCAGGAAGTAGAACTCGGCTATACCGAGGCGGACGGACAGACTGAAGCAGGCCGATGCCTGAACTGCGGGTATTGCAGCGAATGTTATCAGTGCGTGGATGCGTGCCTGGCTAATGCGGTCTGCCATGATCAAACCGTTCAGGAAAAGGAAATAGCCGTTGGTTCCGTCATTCTCTGTCCGGGAAGCGACCCCTATGATCCTTCCTTCTTTGATGAAAACTATCATTACAAAACCCATCCCAATGTTCTGACCAGTCTGGAGTTTGAGCGCATCTTAAGCGCATCCGGGCCCACCATGGGCCATCTGGTGCGGCCCTCGGACCATACGGAACCCAAACGAATCGCCTGGTTGCAGTGTGTTGGCAGCAGGGACACGAACCGGTGCGGCAACGGGTATTGCTCTTCGGTCTGCTGCATGTATGCCATTAAAGATGCCATGATCGCCAAGGAGCATTCCGAGGTGGCGCTCGATTGCACCATCTTTAACATGGACATTCGAACCTTCGGCAAGGATTATGAAGCCTACTACAACCGGGCTCAAAAAGACGCCGGTATTAATTTCGTCAAGGCGCGAATTCATACGGTGGATCCCATCGGGGGAAGTGATGATCTGCGCCTTCGCTACGTGGATGACGCCGGCGCGTTGAAAGAAGAGATCTTCAGCATGGTCATTCTTTCCGTCGGCTTGCAGGTTACGCCGGAGACGGTGACGCTTGCCAAGCGGCTCAATATTGAATTGGATAAATATAATTTTGCAAAAACCGATCCCTTTTCGCCGGTGGAAACCTCTCGACCCGGTGTTTATGCCTGCGGAATCTTCAGCGGTCCCAAAGACATTCCCAGCTCCGTCATGGAGGCCAGTGCGGCCGCCAGCGCCGCGGGCGCCTGCCTAGCGGCGGGTCGCAACACCCTCACGGTTTTGCCGCCGATTATCCATGAAATCGATGTGACCCATGAACCGCCGCGTGTCGGCGTGTTTGTCTGCAATTGCGGTATCAATATCGCCGGCGTAGTGGATGTGGAATCTGTTCGAGCGTATGCGGCGTCGCTGCCGTATGTTGTTTTTGCCGGTCAAAACCTGTTTACCTGCAGCCAGGATTCTCAGGAAAAGCTAAAGGAGCTCATTAAGGAGCATCGTCTGAACCGGATCGTGGTATCGGCATGCAGTCCCAAGACGCATGAGCCCATCTTTATGGAGACGCTGGAGGCTTGTGGTCTTAACCGCTATCTCTTTGAGATGGCCAATATTCGAAACCAGGATTCATGGGTGCATATGGATGATCCGGTGCTTGCCACGGAAAAGGCAAAAGTACTGGTTCGAATGGCGGTGGCCCGGGCCGTGACGCTTAAGCAGCTCTGGGATAAGAAAATTCCGGTCAACCAGCGGGCGCTGGTCATCGGGGGCGGCGTAGCCGGCATGAATGCCGCATTGAACCTCGCGGACCAGGGCTTTGAAACCGTGCTGCTGGAAAAGGAAGACAAACTCGGCGGACTGGCCAGAAAACTAAAGGCCACCATTGAAGGCGCGGACATACAAAAACATCTGGCGGATCTGGCCAACAAGGTCATGACGAATTCAAAGATTCAGGTGCTGACGCGGGCGTTGGTGGTCGGTTTCGGCGGATACAAAGGCAATTTTACCACTGAGGTGTTGGTGGGCCCCGGCATGTACGAGCGAAAAATCGAGCATGGCGCGGTTGTCATCGCGACGGGCGCACACGAGTACACCCCCAAGGAATACGCATACGGAGAGGATTCGCGGGTCGTTACGCAGATCGAGCTGGCGCAAAAGCTTTCGGAGCCGGGTGCCACCGATGATCTTAATCAGGTTGTCATGATTCAGTGCATCGGCTCCAGAAATGAAGAGCGGCCCAATTGTTCGCGCGTATGTTGTCAGACCGCGATTAAAAACGCGTTGCATATTAAGGAAATGAATCCTGACACACAAGTGTATATTCTGTATCGGGATATCCGGACATATGGCCTTCTGGAAGATTATTACACGCAAGCGCGGGAAAAGGGCGTTCTTTTCTTCCGCTTTGATCCGGAGGACCCGCCCCGGGTGGAGCCAACGGAAGCCGGCATGCAGGTGACCTTCACGGATCATGTGCTGGGCCGAAAGTTGCAAGTGGATAGCGACTTATTAGTCCTTAGCGCGGGCGTGGTGCCGGAGGACACCGAAGAGCTTTCTTCCATCATGAAGCTTGCGCGTAACAGCGAGGGCTATTTTGTGGAAGCGCATGTGAAGCTAAGACCTGTGGATATGGCCACGGAAGGCATCTTTGTGTGCGGAACGGCTCATAGTCCCAAGCTGATATCGGAATCCATCGCGCAGGCCCTGGCCGCATCGGCTCGTGCCGCGACTTTCCTGGCCAAGGAAGAGTTGACCCTGTCCGCGGTGACGGCCGTGGTGGATCAGGAAAAATGCGCAAGCTGTCTGGTGTGTGTCCGATCTTGTCCGTTTGGCGTGCCCAGAATCAATGAGGAAGGCGTCAGCGAAATCGATCCGGCCCTGTGCCAGGGTTGTGGTGTCTGCACCGCGGAATGCCCGGCCAAAGCCATTGAACTCAACTGGTATGAGGATGATCAAATTCTCAGCAAAGTGGAAGCATTACTGGAGGGCGTGTTATGA
- a CDS encoding ATP-binding protein, whose product MNSGPPSSINIAIVGGDEVCRELLKRAHDKDQRQDIGAPILAVAEPDPTRPGRQLAEQLGLLVFDDYHSLYSSEYHIDLIILLTPEPQVFNDILNTRPPHIRILSHNVFNLFWNIIGREERQLREQKKAMETIINGIQDFILLISPNLEILEANESFLKKMGYTLEEVVGRKCNEIFPHCDNVCGEKLINCPLTDVIKNKRPVGRLRTHTRKTGEKKYYEITVYPIWEKSGKIQKFIHISHDITQRKREEEEITQQLEQMVMERTRELKEIHAKLLHQDKMASLGKLAASVVHEINNPMAGILNLTLLVRRILEEDEPSQLNIRKIQDYLKLMETETRRTSRIVSNLLAFSRQSKMELTRLNLNRIIEKTLLINVNLLKLGRVKVEKRLDSALPDIIGSEDQLQQVFMNFISNAVEAMEFLDSGTLFIETRSGKNGKSVEALFRDTGIGIEKENMSRLFEPFYTTKKKGKGVGLGLSVVYGIIQDHGGVIEVRSKSGKGTTFSVTLPFEGPKTLKDTPELVPLKNTQLSQGMERSP is encoded by the coding sequence ATGAACAGTGGCCCTCCCTCGTCAATTAATATCGCGATTGTCGGCGGCGACGAAGTATGCCGAGAGCTTTTGAAAAGAGCGCACGATAAGGATCAGCGACAGGATATCGGGGCACCGATTTTAGCCGTTGCCGAGCCGGATCCGACACGACCCGGCCGACAACTGGCTGAACAGCTCGGATTGCTGGTGTTTGATGATTACCATTCGCTGTATTCTTCCGAATACCATATCGACCTGATTATTCTCCTGACCCCCGAACCGCAGGTTTTTAATGATATTTTAAACACGCGCCCCCCGCATATCCGCATTCTGTCCCATAATGTTTTTAATCTGTTCTGGAATATCATCGGACGAGAAGAACGACAGCTCAGAGAACAAAAAAAAGCGATGGAAACCATTATCAATGGAATTCAGGACTTTATTTTACTCATCTCTCCGAATCTTGAAATATTGGAAGCCAATGAGTCGTTTCTGAAAAAAATGGGGTATACCCTGGAAGAGGTGGTCGGCCGAAAATGCAATGAAATATTCCCCCATTGCGATAATGTCTGCGGTGAGAAACTGATCAATTGCCCATTAACGGATGTAATTAAAAACAAGCGGCCGGTAGGCCGGTTAAGAACCCATACCCGCAAGACCGGTGAAAAAAAGTATTATGAGATAACCGTTTATCCCATATGGGAAAAAAGCGGAAAAATCCAAAAATTCATTCATATCAGCCATGACATCACGCAACGCAAGCGCGAAGAGGAGGAAATTACTCAGCAACTTGAGCAAATGGTTATGGAACGAACCCGGGAACTAAAGGAAATTCATGCCAAGCTGCTTCATCAGGACAAAATGGCATCCCTCGGAAAACTGGCCGCCTCCGTGGTCCATGAAATCAACAATCCCATGGCGGGCATTTTAAACCTGACCCTTCTCGTTCGCCGCATTCTGGAAGAAGATGAACCGAGCCAGTTAAACATTCGCAAGATTCAAGATTATCTGAAACTCATGGAGACCGAAACCCGGCGCACGAGCCGCATTGTTTCCAATCTGCTGGCATTCTCCCGCCAATCCAAAATGGAGCTCACCCGCCTGAATTTAAATCGTATTATCGAAAAAACACTGCTGATTAATGTTAATCTATTGAAACTGGGTCGCGTAAAGGTGGAAAAACGATTGGATTCCGCCTTGCCGGATATCATCGGCTCGGAGGACCAGCTACAACAAGTCTTTATGAACTTTATTTCCAACGCCGTGGAAGCAATGGAATTTTTAGACAGCGGAACACTCTTCATTGAAACCCGTTCGGGGAAAAATGGAAAAAGCGTGGAAGCCCTTTTCCGGGATACCGGCATCGGCATCGAAAAGGAAAACATGTCCCGGCTTTTTGAACCATTTTACACGACAAAGAAAAAGGGAAAGGGCGTCGGTCTCGGCCTGTCGGTCGTTTATGGCATCATTCAGGACCATGGGGGTGTTATAGAGGTTCGATCCAAGTCGGGTAAGGGAACGACATTCTCAGTGACGCTGCCTTTTGAAGGGCCTAAAACCCTAAAGGATACCCCCGAGTTGGTGCCGTTAAAAAATACACAATTATCCCAGGGGATGGAGAGATCACCATGA